The nucleotide sequence AAAGACATGGCGGGGCTGCTGCGGGCCCCGGCCGCCACGACGCTGGTATCGGCGCTCAAGTCCCGCTTCGACTTGCCGGTGCACGTACACACCCACGACACCCCGGGCGGCCAACTGGCCACGTATCTGGCGGCCTGGCAGGCGGGGGCGGACGCGGTCGACGGAGCGGCGGCGCCGCTGGCGGGGACGACGAGCCAGCCCTCCCTTTCCTCGATTGTTGCCGCGGCGGCCCACACGTGTTACGACACCGGCCTGTCGCTTACCGCCGTGTGCGATCTGGAGCCGTACTGGGAGGCACTGCGAAACGTCTACGCGCCATTCGAGTCCGGGCTGCCGTCCCCGACTGGGCGGGTGTACCGTCACGAAATCCCGGGCGGGCAGTTGTCGAACCTGCGTCAACAGGCCGTCGCGTTGGGCCTCGGCGATAGATTCGAGGACATCGAAAACGCCTATGCCGGTGCCGATTCGATCCTGGGACACCTGGTCAAGGTGACTCCGTCGAGCAAGGTGGTCGGGGATCTGGCGCTGGCATTGGTCGCGGCCGGGACCACCGCGCAGGACTTCGCCGCTGATCCGGCGCGCTATGACATTCCGGATTCGGTGGTCGGCTTTCTGCGCGGCGAACTCGGGGACCCGCCCGGCGGCTGGCCGGAACCTTTGCGCACCAGAGCCTTACATGGTCGTGGACCCGCAAAGCAGGAGCAACCACTCTCGGCCGAGGATGAAGGCTTGTTGGCTGTACCGGGGACGGAGCGCCAGGCTACTCTGAATCGGCTGTTGTTCCCGGGGCCCACCAAAGAGTTTGAGGCTCACCAGGAAAAGTACGGCGACACGTCACAGTTGAGTGCGAATCAGTTCTTCTACGGACTGCGCCACGGCGACGAACATCGCGTCAAGCTGGAGCGCGGTGTCGAACTGCTGATCGGTCTGGAGGCGATCTCGGATCCCGACGAACGCGGAATGCGCACGGTGATGTGCATTCTCAACGGGCAGCTGCGTCCCGTGCTGGTGCGCGACCACAGTGCGGCCACCGACATCCCGACCGCGGAAAAGGCCGACCGCGGCAACGTCGACCACATCCCCGCGCCGTTCGCCGGCGTCGTCACCGTCACAGTCGAAGTCGGCGAGGAAGTCGAGCCCGGGCAGACCATCGCGACAATCGAAGCGATGAAGATGGAAGCCGCGGTCACTGCCCCCAAAGCCGGAAGGGTCGTACGCGTCGCGGTATCTCGCACCGCGCAAGTCGAAGGCGGCGACCTCTTGGCGGTCATCAGCTGACGGAAAAGGATCGGTATGACACTGAAAACCATCGCGCTTGAGTTGGTACCGCCGAACGTGGACGGGGGAAAGGACCGCGCATTAGCAGACGTGCGCAAAGTCGCGCGGTTATCGGCCGAGTCGGGCCTGGACGGACGGATCCGGCACGTGATGATCCCCGGGCTGGTCCCCGAGGACGGCGACCGGCCCGTCGCGATGGAGGCCAAGCTGGACGTGCTGGACTTCTGGTCCGTCGTCAAACCCGAACTGCCCGGGCTCAGCGGGTTGTGCACGCAGGTCACCGCCTTCATGGATGAGTCCGACCTAGATCATCGCCTCGCTGAGCTGACCGCGGCAGGCATGGAGGGCGTCGTCTTCGTCGGGGTGCCGCGCACCATGAACGACGGTGAGGGCTCCGGTGTCGCCCCGACGGACGCCTTGTCGATCTACCGCGAGCAGGTGGTTAACCGCGGCGTGATCGTTATCCCAACGAGGGAAGGCGAGGCGGGCCGGCTCAACTTCAAGTGCGACCAAGGCGCTACCTACGGGATGACCCAGCTCTTGTATTCCGATGCGATCGTGGGTTTTCTGACCGAATTCGCAGCGAGCACTGATCACCGTCCGGAGATCCTGCTTTCGTTTGGGTTCGTCCCAAAGATGGAATCCCGCGTCGGCCTCATCAATTGGCTGATTGAGGACCCGGGAAACGAGGCGGTGGCCGGAGAGCAAGAATTCGTGCGGCAATTGGCCGCCGCCGAACCCGCCGTGAAGCGCCGACTCCTGGTCGACCTGTACAAGCGGGTGCTGGACGGCGTTGCTGACCTGGGCTTTCCGCTTAGCATCCACCTGGAGGCCACCTACGGCGTGTCCGCGGCGGCTTTCGAGACCTTCGCGGAGATGCTTGCCTACTGGGCTCCGGAACAAGGCCTACTAGATTGAGAAGGTCATGACTCGGACGACAGATGCCCCCGGCCCCCCGATCGTCGAGACCGAAGATGGGGGACGCGAACAGCGGTGGCCGCTGCCGGTCGACGAGCAGAGCCTGCTCGATCTGATCCACGTCTGCTTCGACGAGTACTGGGACGAAATCTGGTTCGGCGTCCTCATCGAGGGCGCCGCCTGGGAAGTTGCCGCACCCAACCCTCCGACACGGATCTCGATGTACGACGGGTACGCGACGGTGGACTTCGGGCGCTGGCACTTCCACCTGCGCATCGGCGAGCACCTGGACAGCGGGCCCGAACTCGGCCGGATCCGTCGTTGCGCGCGGGCGGAGCTTTATCGCCGGATCAGCGACGACGGTTTCCCGACCTCCTGGGGCTTGCGGCTCTACAACGGCCGCGACGAACAGATGATGACGCTAATGCTGCCAAATCCGTTTCTCACCAAGACCCAGCAGTTCCGCGACGAGCCTGCATGGGAACAGCTGCAGTTATGGGACCGACTGCGGGCCGCCTATTTGGGGTTGGATCCCGACCCACTTGATCGCAGCGGCAAAGGTTTTCAACACGGCTAACTACGCAAAAGTACGCGTAGCCGTCGAATGGCCACTGACGCCTATTCGGGCTGGGAAAACGTGGGTTACAAAATTCGGTGATGCGCCCTGCCGACCTGGTACCCAGCGGGGAAGGACTTCTCGATGACCTGCAACTGGTGGTCCACTCTGGACTCCAGCTCGAGAACTACGCAGCTATCGCCGACGGCTTTGGATTCGAGGACTATGTAGCGTTGGCCGCAATCGGTGATCGGGTCGCCCGAGTGCAATTTCTCGACCGATACCGACTCCGTCGTTCCGTCAGACTCCATCCCCACACGTTAGGTCAATTCGGTGGGTGAGGGAATAGAGCTCTACGGGGTGTCGGCGTGTCGCTGCTTGAAGAACACGCTGACGTGAGATATCAGCCCGTCGTCGTCCTGCTCGAACAGCAGGCATTCGGGCCACTCGGCGGCGGTGCCGTCGATCTCGAACGTCTCGGTTAGCTCGACGAAGCAGACGCGGCCGTCGACGTGCGAGATCCGCTTGACGTCCAGCCGGTGGCCGTTGAGTGTGGTGCACACCTTGCGCAGGTAGGCGACGTAGTGCTCCTTGCCCTCGACGACGTCGCAGAACGGTCCTTCTCGGATCAAGCCTTCGTCGGCAATGGTGGTGGCCAGGCCGTCCCAATCGTGGGCGGCGAGAAACTGCAGGTAACGCTCAACCGCGCCCGTATCGGCCACGAAAATCACAATAGCGGGCAAGATTGGTGCCGTGAACGGTCCCAGCGCACCGCCACCGCAGACCGTGGCACCCACCTGTTATCGACACCCCGATCGTGTTACCTACCTGCGCTGCAACCGCTGCGACCGATACACGTGTCCGGAATGCCTGCGCTCGGCCGCGGTCGGTCATCAATGCGTGGAGTGCGTGGCCGAGGGAGCCCGGACGGTCCGGCAGCCGCGTACCCAATTCGGCGGGCGGGAACGGGCCGGCGCGCCGGTGATCACCTACGCGCTGATCGCGATCAACGTGGTGACGTTCGCGCTGCAGATGTCGGTGAAGGGCTTGCAAAGTCAGCTGGTCTTGTGGTCGCCGGCGGTCGCCGACGGCCAGCTGTACCGGCTGGTGACCTCGGCGTTCGTGCATTACGGCGCGGCGCATCTGCTGCTGAATATGTGGGCGCTCTACGTCGTGGGCCCGCCGCTGGAGATGCTGCTCGGCCGGCTGCGTTTCGGTGCGCTGTATGCGTTGAGCCTGCTGGGTGGGTCGGTGCTGGTCTACCTGCTCACCCTGAACGCCGCGACCGCGGGCGCATCGGGGGCGGTGTTCGGCCTCTTCGGCGCGACGCTGGTGGTGGCGAAGCGGCTCAACCTCGACTTGCGTTGGGTGGCCGCGGTGATTGTGGTCAACCTGGTTTTCACCTTTGTCGCGCCGGCGGTCAGTACGCAACGGATCAGCTGGCAGGGGCACGTGGGCGGGCTGATCACCGGGGCGTTGGTTGCTGCGGCTTATGTTTATGCGCCCCGAGCACAGCGCAACGCGATCCAAGCCGCGGTGACTGTCTTCGCGGTCGGTCTGTTCGCCGCGTTGATCTGGTGGCGCACAGGTGTTCTCGCGGCGGAGTTGTATCTATGAGCTGGTGGGTCGCCCACACCGAAGCCGAGGTGTCCGAAGACGTCCCCGCACCGCCGGACGAAGTGCGCGCGTTCTACGTCGACCTGGACAACATCAAGGTCGTGCACCCGCTGATCGTGTCGGTGGAGACGACGTCGCGCACCGAGGGCCCGGATGGATATCTGCACAGCTATCGCGTGGTGGATCGAATTCCGTTGGGGCCGTTGACCATCAAGATCACCTATCGGGCGCGGCTGCACGTCCCGCACCAGGGTGACGTGCTCACCGAAGCCGCGCAGTCCCCCGGGGTGCGTCTACACGGGCGGGTGAGTTTCGAGCCGATCGACGCGGGCACACGCGTCACCGAGCGAATCCGATTCGCCGCGCCGCGGCCGCTGGCCGCGCTGACGACGCGCGAGGGGATCAAGGCGCACATCGAGATGTTGGCCGGAATCCGGCGTCACTTCGAATCGGTTTAATGCTTGTTGCCACAACGTGTTTCGGCTCCGCCCCGCGCTCACCAACTCAGTTGTTGCTTGGTGGTGGTTGGGGTTGGAAGGGTGTGTACCACCACCAGTCGGCGCGTTCGCCGAGGGGCCCGCGGCAGGGCGGGACCGCGGGTGGGGGTTGGGTGGGTGGTCGCCTAGCGATCCTGGGCTGAGTAGTTGGCCGGTGTCATCGGTGACGGTCAGGGCGTCGGCGGGTCCGCTGATCCTGATCAGGCCGCGGTGGTGCAGCCGATGATGGTACGGACAGACCAGCACCAGATTGTGCAGCTCGGTGGGGCCGCCGTCTTCCCAGTGCTGGATGTGGTGCGCATGCAGGCCGCGGGTGGCGCCGCAACCGGGGACCGCGCAGGTGGGGTGGCGGTGTTCGAGGGCGCGGCGCAGCCGGCGGTTGATCACCCGGGTGGTGCGCCCGGCGCCGATGACGTTGCCGTGGCGTTCGAACCAGACCTCGCAGGTGGCATCGCAGGTCAGTTCCTGGCGTTCGGCGTCCGACAGCAGCGGCCCCAGATGCAGGGCGGCGGCTTTCTGCTGCACATCGACGTGCACCACCACGGTGGTGTGCTGCCCGTGCGGGCGAAGGGCCGCCTCCACATCCCAGCCCGCCTCGATTAACCGCATGAACGCATCCCCCGTCGTGGGCAACGCAGGCCTGTCTTGTGCTGCCTGCTCGTCATCGCCGTGATCGCGGCGCCATTCGGCGAACAACGCGTCGCGATGCGAGGCCAGCGCGGCGTCGAATTTGGCGGCATCGAGGCGGCCGAGTTTGATGCGGTAGCAGCTGCCCTGCTCGGTGCTCGATTTCGTGAATGAGCGTTCGGGCTCGGGCGCGGGGCCGGGGTCGGGTCGCGGTTCGAGTTTGACCGCGGTACGCAACTGGGTCACCGTGGCCACCGCGGCCAATTGCGCGTAGTGCTCATCGGATCCCTGCCCCGCGCGCGCGGCGATCACCCCGACCTGATCCAGCGACAGCCGGCCCTCGCTCAAAGCTTGAGCGCAGCGGGGAAACTCCTCCAACCGCTCGGCGATGGTGGCCACGGTGCGCGCATTGGCCGGTGAGCAGCCCGTCTTCCAGGCCATCACCGCCGCCAGCGACCGCGCCCCGGTCATTCCCCACAACTGCCGACCATCGAGCTCGGCGGCGATCGCCACGATGCGCCCATCAATCGCATTACGCTGACCACACAACTCCGCCAACTCCTCAAACAACACCGCAAGACGATCCTTCGGGATCATCTCCACGGCGTCAGCAGAAGCGGTCGAAGCCATACCGCCATCAAAGCAGCCACCACCGACAAGTTTCGGCCGCAGCGATCTAAGTTCCGACGAAGTCGATGATCCCGCGAATGTTGCGTCCTTCGCGCAGGTCGACGAACGCCTGGTTGATCTGCTCGAGCCGGTAGTGGCGGGTGACCAGCTCGTCGAGTTTCAGTGCGCCCGCTTGATACAACGAAAGCAGCAACGGCACGCTGGTGCGCGGGTTCATCCCGCCGTAGAGCGCACCCCGGAGTTGCTTGGCCGACAGCGTCATCTCCTGCAGCACCAACGGAACCGGCGGCTCGGTGAACGGCGTGATGCCGGTGAGCACGCAGACCCCGCCCTTGCGAAGCAGCGCCATCGCCAACGGGATCAGGTCCACGTGCACGACGCCGGGCGTGACGACGACGCGGTCGGCCATGACACCGGCGGTGATCTCGTTGACGACGGGTATCGCTTCCTCGGCCGAGGCCGCGGTGTGCGTGGCACCGAAGAACTTGGCCGAATCCCGCTTGGATTGAACCGGATCCACGCCGACCACATATTTCGCGCCAACGGCGCGAGCCCCCTGTAGCGCGTTCATCCCCACCCCGCCCGTGCCGATTACCACGACGGTGTCGCCGGGCTCGGTGCCCGCCGAAACGGTCGCAGAGCCCCAGCCGGTGCTGACCCCGCAGGACACCAGTGATGCGGCGTGGAAGGGGATCGCGTCGTCGATCTTGATGACGGACCTCTCCGAAAGCACGGCATATTCGGCGAACGTGCCGAGTTGGCCGTAGGCCAACAGGTTTTCGTCGCCGAGATGGCGGCGGCACGTTCCGTCGGTGGGCATCTCCCGCACGAACAGGCTCGCGCCGACATCGCAGATGTAGCTCTGACCGTTCACGCAAAACCGGCAATTGCCGCATGCGGGAATGAACGAGAGCGCCACCCGATCCCCTGGCCGCACCGTCGTGACGCCCGGCCCGACTTCTTCGACGACGCCGGCACCCTCATGACCGCCGAGCAGCGGGAACCAGTCCGGTGCGGGCTGACCGCTGGCGGCCAACGCCTCGGGCGTCGGGACCACGTCGCCGGTGAAGAGGTGGTCGTCGGAGTGGCAGATTCCGGCGACGGCCATTCGCACCAGGACTTCACCGCCGTGCGGCGGATCAAGCTCGATCTCGCGGATCTCCCAATCCATGCCGACCCCGCGGATCACTGCGGCACGACATTTCATTGCAGGCCTGCCGTTTCGGCGATCCGCTTGGCGGCGAGCTCGCGCAGCTCACCGGCCTTGATCTTGGCGTTGCCCGTCAGCGCCACTTCGTCCTCGCGGAAGAACAACACATGCCGCGGCACTTTATAACTCGCCAATCGTTGGCGTGCGAATGCCAGCAGCTGCTCAGTGTCGAGGACCACGCCGTCGTGCGGCACGATGCAGGCCACCACGACCTCGCCGAGCGTCTGGTGCGGAACGCCGACGGTCTGCGCCACCTTGACGCCGGAATGCGAGATCAGGGTCTCGTCGACCTCGCGTGGCGACACATTGGCTCCGCCGGTCTTGATGATGTCGGTCAGCCTGCCTTGCCAGTAGAGCCGGCCGTCGTCGTCGAGATAGCCGCCGTCGCCGGTTGGGAAAAATCCCTCGGCGTCCAGGGTTTCGTCGAGCGGGGTGCCGATATAGCCGAGCATGAGAGTTGGCCCCTTGACGCTGATTTCGCCCGGCTCGCCGCGTGGAACGACGTCTCCGGTCAGCGGGTCGGTGATCTTGAGCGTGACCCCGGGCAACGCCACGCCGAAACTTTCGGCATGGACTTCCGGTGGTGTGTTGGCCGGGTAACCGGTTGTGATCGTGAATGTTTCGGTGTTGCCGTAGGCGTGGCCCGGTTCGTGCCATTCGCCCGAGACGGTGGGATGGTGCGCGATCGGGGTTTTGAAGTCCGCGAATTTCACACTGCTCAAATCCACCTGGCTCCAGTTGGGCGCGCCTTCCAGCTGGGTCCACTGGTGCGGCCAGGCGAACGGAAAGCTCACCCGCTCGGCCTGCATGAGTTCGAGCGCCTCGGCGGCGTCGAATGTCGATTGCAGGACCAGCGATCCGCCGCTGGCGAGCGTCGAGCCGAGCACCATCGCGAAGTTGCCGGACCAGAAAAAGCCATTGGCGGTCCAGCCGCGAACGTGGTCATCCGGACTGAATCCATACATGCGCCGAAATCGCCACAACTGGATGCACACACCGCGATGCGTGCTGAGGATGCCTTTCGGCTTGCTGGTGGAGCCAGACGAGAAGAACAACACGGCGGCATCGCTGGGCAGCACCGCTGCGGCGGCCGCGTCGACCTGCTCGGGGGGTTCCGCGTGACCGGACGCCAGGAAGTCGTCCCAGGTTTCGATGCCAGGCGCCGATTCGCCGACGAGCGCGAGCCGCCGCAAAAACGGGTACTGCGACGGTTCCAATTCGGTGAGCATCTCGGCGAAGTCCTTCGACAGCACCCTGCGCTCGAACAGCAGCACCGAAACGGCGGAAGCCCTTAGCAGATAGTCCAATTCGGGTGCCGTGGAAAACGTGCTCAGGGTCACCGCCACCCCGCCGGCCAGCGCCGTACCGAACACGGCGGCGAGCCATTCCGGCCGGTTCGTCATCAGAACGCCGACGCGGCCGTCCTTGCCCAGGCCGCCCGCGCGCAATGCGCGGGCCACCTCGACCGCACGCTCCCAAAGCTGCCCGTAGCTCCAGCGCGTGGCGCCGTCGGCGGTGCGCCACACCAGCGCCTCGCGCTCGCCGTAGAGCCGCGTCACTTCGCGGAGAAACCCCGGCAACGTGAGCGCGCCCAGCCCGGGCTCATCGGCGAGCGGTGGCCCGCTCACAATCGACAGGCCTTGGGCGGCAGGAGAATTCGTCGCGGCGACCATGGCTACAATGGCAGCTCGACCTCGGCCGTGCAACCCACCAGCAGCTCGCCATTCTGGTTGGTAAGTCGCAGCTTGACCTGCACGAGGGGCACACCCCAGGCCGTATCCGGTTGCTTGTCGACGATTTCAGCGTCGAAGTAGGTCACGTCGCCCTCGAAGGCGGGGGTGCGGAAGTCGGCCTTGGTGTGGCGCACCATGCCGTCGTAACCGGCCCAATATGCGAGGTAGTCGGTGCACCACGCGCCCATCGTCGCGCCGTACCCGTAGGCACGAGCCATTCCGACTTGGCTGGCCCGGTCGGCGTCGATGTGTCCGCGTGACGGGCCGACATACAGCCCGTCGCGCTTGCGCGGATCGATCTTGGCGTCTTCCTCGTCGAAGGCAAAGTCTTTGCCCCAGCCCGGATCCTGATAAACCCAGGGGTCTTTGATGCCGGGCGGCGCGACCCACTCAAAGGTGCCCCAGATGTTGAATAGGAACGCGCGATATTCGGTGGTGAAGCTGGCGATGCTGTGCGGGCCGATCACCCGGCGGGGGAGCGTGTCGCCGACCTTCACCTCGTCAAAGCGCGGTGAGACACCCATCCGGTTGGATTCGAGCCACTCCCGACGCAGCCGGTCGACCGCCTCGAGTTCGGTCTGCGTCCAGCGTTTGATCTCGCCGAGCTGGTTTTCGAACATTCCGCGCTTGGTCGCTTCCTCGTAGAGGTAGCGAATGGCGGTGGAGCGCTCGCGCGCCACCAGCGCACCGTGCTGGTTGGTGTGGACGGTGTCGCCGCGCGAGAACATCGTCGGCCCAGCGAATTTCGTCTCCGTCACCTTGTAGTCGTGGAACCGGCGCTGCTGAAACAGCTTGTCGCCAGGTCGGACCGGGCAGCCGTAGAACCACCATTCCTCACCGCCGAAGATCAGGTGGCTGTTCGGGATGTGGCCCACACATGCGGGCGCCGCGCCGTGGCCATAGTCGAGGGCCACCGCGATCGACTGTGGTGCAATGATGCCGCCGAACTTGGACTCGCGCGCGAACTGTTCATCCCAGTGCAGCGGATTGGGATAATCCATTGCCATCACCCAGCGGCGGATGTCCGAGGAGGTGCAGGGATCCCACAGTTGCCCGCCGCCGATCGGCTTTCCGACGCGGTGGTCGACATCGGACAGATCGAGCTGGACGCCTTCGGATTTCGTTGTCTTCTTGGTCATCGTTGTCGTTTGGCCTCGTTGTCCCGTCAGCGGTTGACGTCGACGACGAACCGGCCGCGGACCTTGCCGTCCATGAGTTCGCCCGCCGAGGCGATCGCCTCGCCCAGTCCGATGTCCTGCGCGATCGATTCGAGGGCATCGGCGCTCAAGTCGCGGGCCAGGCGTTCCCACGCGACCGTGCGCAACGCCTTGGGCGCCATCACACTGTCGATGCCGAGCAGGGACACCCCGCGCAGGATGAACGGCGCGACCGTCGCCGGGAAGTCCATCCCGCCGGCCAGGCCGCACGCGGCAACCGCGCCGCCATACTTCGTCTGCGCGCAGGCGTTGGCCAGCGTGTGACTGCCGACGGTGTCTACGACGCCCGCCCAGCGCTCCTTCTGCAGCGGCTTGCCGGCCTCGCTGAGTTCGGCGCGGTCCAAGACGGTCTCGGCGCCGAGTTGCTTGAGGAACTGCTCTTCGGACGACTTTCCGGTCGCGGCAGCGACGGTGAACCCGGCCGCGGTCAACAGTGCGATCGCGACGGTGCCCACACCGCCGGTCGCTCCGGTCACCAGGACCTCGCCCTGGTCGGGGGACACTCCGTGCGCCAGCAGCGCATCCACGCACAGGCTGGCGGTGTAGCCGGCGGTGCCGATCGCCATCGCCTGGCGGGCCGTGAAGGCCGACGGCAGGGCGATCAGCCAATCACCGTTGAGGCGGGCACGCTGGGCCAGGCCGCCCCAATGCGTCTCGCCGACACCCCAGCCGTTGAGCACCACACGGTCGCCCTTGCTCCAGTCGGCGTGGCTGCTCTCGG is from Mycobacterium conspicuum and encodes:
- a CDS encoding mycobacterial-type methylenetetrahydrofolate reductase, giving the protein MTLKTIALELVPPNVDGGKDRALADVRKVARLSAESGLDGRIRHVMIPGLVPEDGDRPVAMEAKLDVLDFWSVVKPELPGLSGLCTQVTAFMDESDLDHRLAELTAAGMEGVVFVGVPRTMNDGEGSGVAPTDALSIYREQVVNRGVIVIPTREGEAGRLNFKCDQGATYGMTQLLYSDAIVGFLTEFAASTDHRPEILLSFGFVPKMESRVGLINWLIEDPGNEAVAGEQEFVRQLAAAEPAVKRRLLVDLYKRVLDGVADLGFPLSIHLEATYGVSAAAFETFAEMLAYWAPEQGLLD
- a CDS encoding DUF7676 family protein, with the protein product MTRTTDAPGPPIVETEDGGREQRWPLPVDEQSLLDLIHVCFDEYWDEIWFGVLIEGAAWEVAAPNPPTRISMYDGYATVDFGRWHFHLRIGEHLDSGPELGRIRRCARAELYRRISDDGFPTSWGLRLYNGRDEQMMTLMLPNPFLTKTQQFRDEPAWEQLQLWDRLRAAYLGLDPDPLDRSGKGFQHG
- a CDS encoding nuclear transport factor 2 family protein produces the protein MADTGAVERYLQFLAAHDWDGLATTIADEGLIREGPFCDVVEGKEHYVAYLRKVCTTLNGHRLDVKRISHVDGRVCFVELTETFEIDGTAAEWPECLLFEQDDDGLISHVSVFFKQRHADTP
- a CDS encoding rhomboid family intramembrane serine protease yields the protein MNGPSAPPPQTVAPTCYRHPDRVTYLRCNRCDRYTCPECLRSAAVGHQCVECVAEGARTVRQPRTQFGGRERAGAPVITYALIAINVVTFALQMSVKGLQSQLVLWSPAVADGQLYRLVTSAFVHYGAAHLLLNMWALYVVGPPLEMLLGRLRFGALYALSLLGGSVLVYLLTLNAATAGASGAVFGLFGATLVVAKRLNLDLRWVAAVIVVNLVFTFVAPAVSTQRISWQGHVGGLITGALVAAAYVYAPRAQRNAIQAAVTVFAVGLFAALIWWRTGVLAAELYL
- a CDS encoding SRPBCC family protein produces the protein MSWWVAHTEAEVSEDVPAPPDEVRAFYVDLDNIKVVHPLIVSVETTSRTEGPDGYLHSYRVVDRIPLGPLTIKITYRARLHVPHQGDVLTEAAQSPGVRLHGRVSFEPIDAGTRVTERIRFAAPRPLAALTTREGIKAHIEMLAGIRRHFESV
- a CDS encoding NDMA-dependent alcohol dehydrogenase, yielding MKCRAAVIRGVGMDWEIREIELDPPHGGEVLVRMAVAGICHSDDHLFTGDVVPTPEALAASGQPAPDWFPLLGGHEGAGVVEEVGPGVTTVRPGDRVALSFIPACGNCRFCVNGQSYICDVGASLFVREMPTDGTCRRHLGDENLLAYGQLGTFAEYAVLSERSVIKIDDAIPFHAASLVSCGVSTGWGSATVSAGTEPGDTVVVIGTGGVGMNALQGARAVGAKYVVGVDPVQSKRDSAKFFGATHTAASAEEAIPVVNEITAGVMADRVVVTPGVVHVDLIPLAMALLRKGGVCVLTGITPFTEPPVPLVLQEMTLSAKQLRGALYGGMNPRTSVPLLLSLYQAGALKLDELVTRHYRLEQINQAFVDLREGRNIRGIIDFVGT
- a CDS encoding class I adenylate-forming enzyme family protein gives rise to the protein MVAATNSPAAQGLSIVSGPPLADEPGLGALTLPGFLREVTRLYGEREALVWRTADGATRWSYGQLWERAVEVARALRAGGLGKDGRVGVLMTNRPEWLAAVFGTALAGGVAVTLSTFSTAPELDYLLRASAVSVLLFERRVLSKDFAEMLTELEPSQYPFLRRLALVGESAPGIETWDDFLASGHAEPPEQVDAAAAAVLPSDAAVLFFSSGSTSKPKGILSTHRGVCIQLWRFRRMYGFSPDDHVRGWTANGFFWSGNFAMVLGSTLASGGSLVLQSTFDAAEALELMQAERVSFPFAWPHQWTQLEGAPNWSQVDLSSVKFADFKTPIAHHPTVSGEWHEPGHAYGNTETFTITTGYPANTPPEVHAESFGVALPGVTLKITDPLTGDVVPRGEPGEISVKGPTLMLGYIGTPLDETLDAEGFFPTGDGGYLDDDGRLYWQGRLTDIIKTGGANVSPREVDETLISHSGVKVAQTVGVPHQTLGEVVVACIVPHDGVVLDTEQLLAFARQRLASYKVPRHVLFFREDEVALTGNAKIKAGELRELAAKRIAETAGLQ
- a CDS encoding MaoC family dehydratase, yielding MTKKTTKSEGVQLDLSDVDHRVGKPIGGGQLWDPCTSSDIRRWVMAMDYPNPLHWDEQFARESKFGGIIAPQSIAVALDYGHGAAPACVGHIPNSHLIFGGEEWWFYGCPVRPGDKLFQQRRFHDYKVTETKFAGPTMFSRGDTVHTNQHGALVARERSTAIRYLYEEATKRGMFENQLGEIKRWTQTELEAVDRLRREWLESNRMGVSPRFDEVKVGDTLPRRVIGPHSIASFTTEYRAFLFNIWGTFEWVAPPGIKDPWVYQDPGWGKDFAFDEEDAKIDPRKRDGLYVGPSRGHIDADRASQVGMARAYGYGATMGAWCTDYLAYWAGYDGMVRHTKADFRTPAFEGDVTYFDAEIVDKQPDTAWGVPLVQVKLRLTNQNGELLVGCTAEVELPL
- the acuI gene encoding acrylyl-CoA reductase (NADPH); protein product: MFSGILIEKGDAGQTVAVTEIDEAQLPDADVSIDVEYSTLNYKDGLAITGKSPVVRKFPMVPGIDLAGVVTESSHADWSKGDRVVLNGWGVGETHWGGLAQRARLNGDWLIALPSAFTARQAMAIGTAGYTASLCVDALLAHGVSPDQGEVLVTGATGGVGTVAIALLTAAGFTVAAATGKSSEEQFLKQLGAETVLDRAELSEAGKPLQKERWAGVVDTVGSHTLANACAQTKYGGAVAACGLAGGMDFPATVAPFILRGVSLLGIDSVMAPKALRTVAWERLARDLSADALESIAQDIGLGEAIASAGELMDGKVRGRFVVDVNR